The Rahnella aceris genome contains the following window.
CAATGGTATGTTGCAGGGGCTGAATGAATCCGACGGTACCATTCAATGGACCGCTAACCTCGATATGCCAACGCTGTCTCTGCGTGGTGAATCAGCGCCTGCAGTAGCCTTTGGTGCTGCAATCGTCGGTGGTGATAATGGCCGCGTCAGTGCTGTACTGATGAAAGAAGGTCAGCTGATCTGGCAACAACGTATTTCTCAGACTACCGGTACGACTGAAATCGACCGTCTGAGCGATGTGGATACCACGCCGGTTATTGTTGATGGCGTTGTTTATACGCTGGCATACAATGGCAATCTGGTGGCGATGGATCTGCGTTCTGGTCAGATTATGTGGAAACGTGATGTTGGTTCTGTGAATGACATCATTGTCGACGCAGGCCATATCTATATGGTTGACCAGGATGACCGCGTGATGGCGCTCGATACTCAGGGTGGTGTCAGCGTGTGGCGCCAAAGTGAGTTGCTGCACCGTAACCTGACGGCACCGGTGCTGTATAATGGTTACATTGTGGTCGGCGATTCCGAAGGCTATCTGCACTGGATCAACACCACTGATGGTCGTTTTGTTGCTCAGCAGAAAGTCGACAGCGATGGCTTCCTGAGTGCGCCGATTGTGGCAAGCGACAAGCTGGTTGTGCAGGCGAAAGGTGGCGAGGTTTACTCCTTCACCCGCTAATACTGCGACCGGCATCTGGCCCTGAGGTCGGTTGACCCCGGGCTTTAAAACGGCTCCTGAATTGCTCAGGGGCCGTTTCGTATTCTGAAATCCGCGTAATCCCAAATGAGAGATTGCGCTGTAACAAATTGAATTATAGTGGTTTGCAATGAAATTCAGCAGGCCAGCTATTTGCGTTTAGCACCACCTATAAAAACACTGAGGCTTCAAAATGATACCTGTCGTTGCGCTTGTTGGGCGCCCGAATGTGGGTAAATCCACTTTATTTAACCGTTTAACCAAGACGCGTGATGCGCTGGTGGCGGATTTCCCGGGGCTTACGCGTGACCGCAAGTATGGTCGTGCCGAAATTGAGGGTAATGAATTCATCATCGTGGATACCGGCGGTATTGACGGTACCGAAGATGGCGTTGAAACCCGGATGGCAGGGCAATCTCTGCTGGCTATCGAAGAAGCGGATATCGTGCTGTTCATGGTAGATGCGCGCGCGGGCCTGATGCCTGCCGATCAGGGCATTGCCCAGCATCTTCGCAGCCGTGAAAAAGCCACCTTCCTGGTGGCGAACAAAACTGACGGGCTGGATCCGGACAGCGCAACCGGTGATTTCTACTCACTCGGTTTGGGCGATGTGTATGCTATCGCGGCTTCACACGGCCGTGGCGTGACGCAACTGATCGAACACGTACTGAT
Protein-coding sequences here:
- the bamB gene encoding outer membrane protein assembly factor BamB, giving the protein MQLRKTLLVGWVSVALLSGCSLFNSEEDVVKMSPLPKVENQFTPTQVWSKSVGDGIGEFYSNLRPAWQDSTIFAADRFGLVKALDADSGKEKWSVNLSEKTGFLSRNISAQLSGGLTVSGDHVYVGSEKAIVYALNTTDGKIAWQTKVAGEALSRPVVSDGLVLVHTGNGMLQGLNESDGTIQWTANLDMPTLSLRGESAPAVAFGAAIVGGDNGRVSAVLMKEGQLIWQQRISQTTGTTEIDRLSDVDTTPVIVDGVVYTLAYNGNLVAMDLRSGQIMWKRDVGSVNDIIVDAGHIYMVDQDDRVMALDTQGGVSVWRQSELLHRNLTAPVLYNGYIVVGDSEGYLHWINTTDGRFVAQQKVDSDGFLSAPIVASDKLVVQAKGGEVYSFTR